The window ACAGATTTCGCCGATCTAcgacaaaaattataaaatgctaagatgatgatgaaaaccaGCATTCTACGTTTTATTCCCAGCACTGAACGGTATTAAACTAGCTACCTATACATGTATGTAAGTGACACTGATAAGAGAAATAGGTAGCTACTACACCGGTCTTTTTGTTCTCGAATATAGTAGCTTTTACATATTCCCTTATGTAATTGCAAATGCAGCAATTCGAATTcagttatttattaacttaataaTCAAAGAGTGTTCAATTGCTACCTAAttgtagataggtacctattaggtTATTAGGTACCATACCTCATCAATCACATTCACACGGTTCATGGCAAATGGAATACAGAAATGCATGTTCCATATTTTCTTGCTAATCCGGAAAGGGACATGGCATGCAGATAATATTAAAAAGATTTAAAGACGAAAATGGTTTCTTAAGAATTTCTTAAACATTCAATTGTTATTCTACCCACAAAAATTGTTGGACATAGCATGCAGATAGTATTAATAAGATTTAGAGACGAAAATGGTTTCTTAACAATTTCTTAAACATTCAATTGTTATTCTATCCACAAAAATTGTTTTGCTAAGTTTTGTAAACATCGCTATTTTTAATCCAGATAACACAGTGATTGACAAataggtagtaggtacttatattaaggTCATTAGAGCTCATTATCAAGACAAAACGTCctttaaattaattatcattatGTTCCTATTTACGAAAAGATAagattcacaaagagaaaattaaatcgaaaatcgAATTTAATCGACTCTTGTCTGTTTTTGATTTTCTCCTTGTGAGTTTCTCTAAGCACACTGTTTTACAGCATCGTCTGTAAAACAGCAAAATATAAAACTGTTGTCATAAACTTgctaaaataatgataaaaagttATACGAGACTTACATGAGGTATGGGTTTTCTAGAGTGATCCATGTGCATTCCACCAACTTCCAAAACACCAGGTAATAAAGGTCGGACTCCATTTAGCGTGTGATGAGTATTCACCATGATTAACGAAAGATTCTTCCCAAGGTCCTTCAAATCGGGAATTCTCTTCCCAAAATGCTTCTCAATAATTTCTTGCTCCTTCAACTGAATTTGAGATCTAAaccagtatttgtaaataatttggAAGAGCGTGTTTTCTAATCGTTGCCAAAAGTCCATTTTTGGTGTAAAGAATGTGCTGATTAGCGGGACATACGCAGGGTTGTCGCTTACGCCAATACGGTCGGGACTCCAAGGCATTAGGCCGCTAGAAGACAACGCCACTATCGGCGCTTGTATACCATAAATATGAAGAAGACCCAACATGCAGTCACTGTTGAAATACTCCACGATAACAAGATCATACTCCTGTTTTAAAGCTTTGATCAGCTCCGGCCAATCCACCAGCTTCTTACAGATGGTCACAGCGTACTCATCAAGAGGATGGAACGCGAAAATCTGCATCAACAGTCTTTCCGCTCCGAGATAACTTACAAGTTTATTTGGGTTTTCAAACAAGTTTAAGTCGATACTTTCTAGGCCGAGCGGAGAAATCCCCTCTAAGGTGACATCGGTGTAGTTTGCAGGAGGGTTTTTGAGCGGGAAGAACGAGACAGAAGTGATATGATGTCCCCTTTCGGCTAGCGTTTCGAGGAGTGGCTCGAAGACCATTTGGTGGGAGCGGCCTGTGTGTGGGAACAGTCCGAGTATCCGGGCGGAATCTCCATGGTTAGATACCGCGAGTAAAGTGGCCAAGACTACGTACGCACGCATTGCGGTCCGACGCTGCCCGCGTCTGGCGAACCACTGAGTCAAACTGACTGAACATCGCGCAAAACCCTATATCGCGCTATTTTCAGTGCGTGCTCGCTTAGGGTAAACATACACTTATGTAACTGAAACAAAGGCCAGGGTCCGAGGAAAGACTCGACGCATTATTACGAAAGTGTCATTGGTTAGTAATGGGGAGAAAGATTTCAATGTGAAACCATTTTAATCTACCTACTCattgacatagaataaggaacaatactacgtatagtatagaaCGGACTCTCCATATAATATGGAACAATACTgcttatagaacggtaactccgcccCACACCAATTGATAATGAGAAACTGCATCCctttcggtcttactttaatcttaaaTGGCTGTAAGTAGTGTCATTGATAAACTTATAAAAACGAAacgctcggcgaggtgtgggtgcttagttcttgcgatggatatacctaaATACCCTATTgtgatatagttgtgagcttatattataatatatgaaacCTCACTCCAATATGACCTACATCTGTGAACTTATCTAGTAATCACTTTCATTTTTTTTGATTTATCACTGTTGATATCAACTGGGTATCTATTTCATGATCCATGCGTGCGCCTGTCGACGTGATTGTAGGCTGTCTGTGATATCTGTTGTAATAGGATGTGATATGTGAATATCATGCTTAAGTTACATGTTATTCCTACATCGTTAAATAACATGAAGTGTCAGGTTCCAAACAACGCGTGCACGGGGCTTCTGTGTAAAATCTGCTAACatttaacataagcttacgacttatatcccaattgaggtagtacAGTCACGATTACTAATATGTatagatacactttgataccatgtcacattaacttttttgacaaattaaatcgtaagtctcattaaattattaaataataatgcgacagggttctaaagttattcatgactgtacatccatcgcaagatgaactatgtacctacgcctcaccgaaatttctgttagaccaacgtgatagattgtgagccgtatcgccgcctataattagtattgccgaaaaatcgatagttttactatcgatagtaaacagccaaaatcatctacccaaccgataggcctatcgatagtatcgatagctcttttttggcgatactattgatgagcaacgatagtatcgatagttaaaagatgtTAAACTAtcgtatcgatactatcgattaattatcgatactatcgttttttggtaaactatcgatagttcgatcgaaaactatcgatagggcgctatcgagcggcaacactaccTATAATGTAGCCAACTATGTTGTGTGTACACATTGAATAGGTAAACCGACGTTGGCTTAAATAATAGTTAGGACCGACAGCATTGCCCCCgaagcatcatcttactttcggacaattggatggtcagcctgcaatgtcctatccGAACTAGGCATTACAAAAATCGCTTCGTGGTGAGCCCGGAGGATATGAGCCcgtggcctccggatcgtgagcccaactatcaaccactggaccatagaggcgcGGGCGGGGAGAATGTTCTTTCTTAACCCCCCGTCCAGCTGAGAACCTATATCTCCTTAATCCCCTTCCCCGCTTATTACCCTTTGACTGAACGATATATTCTGCTTAGTCATAATGTATGAGTAAGTAGGTTTATCTCAGACTGCCCACAGTCACAACTGATAAAAAGATAAACAGGTCACAAAGTTATCAGCTGCTCTCAACTGAAGGCTTGTTTATTTCTCTGCTCAGAGACAGATTAAATAAAAACCTGAATGCGTTCACAGTTGGCTAGGTTCTTTCTGACGTGATGGACTAGGAGTATATTTAGTAGGTATCCTTATAGTGTCTATTAATACGCTATTAAATGTgtccctctagttattaaataacttgtaatgtatatcctcatagATTTAATAgatgatgtgttgctgttgcagtttcttgtcatttcttcttctcagccataacaccttgcgaaatgacgtaaattcaaaaatggaacattgacctttaacaagtttatccatgataattacattgaataaataattttgatttctTAGCAGTAGCAGATTTTCCTTAATTCCTAAGGAGGCATATTAAAGGGGCGTAAATCgtgaaaaaaattacaataaatgaatgaaagtaTCTACTAGGTCGCgcacattaataattttatttatttattatttacatttcagtACAGAAGTGCTTTTGCACTAGTGCTAATGCcccgtgaaactttcaatataaacaataataattataattaaacataatatgaaacctaagtgtaaacaatataaaaacatatttaattttcacacattcatcatctcgcagaacctcagacactcgcgacacacatacgtccactcactcacaaatagatcacactctggtgctgatgcaaggagtgcatttaAGCATGTGCAATTGTGCACggcacggaggagtggcgaACATACAACAGACACCCGTCTATTTTGTGTACTATACACATGGATAAGCATGGTAGTTTTTcatggctgattcctggtactcgttgcctggaagaaattgcttcagagcaataaggccgcccatttgtactgttgctaaatgtttgtatgttttgtttgtgtgcaaatGACAGCAAGGAAAAAGGTCCATCTTCGGACTTCGTATAAACAGTGGCTGCTAGTTGTCTGTGGTTGTTCGTGGCTCTGCCTCCCACATTAGGGATGTACCTATGTACATAAACTTTCGCCCGTGTTGTAAATGAGATCAAGTAAAGTAGTAGTGGGGCATCAGAAGTTTTTTGGCGAAGTCAACGgagatattttttgtaagtagcCTATTGCTTAGGTATTCGCGAATAACTGTTACGCGACTTGAGTTATAATGATTTGGGATGGTCTAAGGTTAGTGAAATAAGCGGAAAAGCATGGCTGGTACCTTTGCCTTTCTGCCTAAAGGTATACTCTATTCATTTTTAAGTTAGAACCTAGTCGTTTTGTAAAGGTGAACGCGCATCTAGAGGCGCCTAAGTTTGCGTCAAAATGCGGGTACGACGTTACATACGATTTCCTTCGAAGATTTATAAAATGCGACGACTTCGATGCGTCTAGGCGCGCGTTCACCTTTAACATCTTTTATAATGcctaataacttttttttatgtttttggtaaGTATAGTGTTGAGTATCAGTTCATGACTTGTACCACGAAATCATCATCAGGTAACTGTACCTTACGGGAAAGTAAGTAGGAACCAACGTTCGCCGATTACGTGTTAGGTTACGATCACATTTTATGCATTGCCAATTGCTATCGACATAAAAATAACGGTCGATGTAGCTTAAACGgaaaataatgtaggtacctaccttatACTCTACAGAACATAACAGATAATAGATTAGCCTATATGCATAATCTTATCTTTcagattaaaaaataacttgacaaattataacttacatacatacacaaactcacgcctatctcccaccggggtaagcagagactatggaattcaatttgcttcgatcctgacacacttctgttgcttcctccacattcatcaatcgcttcacacatatgagtttcaaatttattgcttcatttgtggttcatacacagtgaacgtgttaagattACCATTGACTTATGTATGAATAAGTTATCTAGagtagtgatgtaacgaatattcgcattcgcattcgcgaatatccgcaaatttttgaatattcgcattcgcaaaaTTTATGCGAATACTTAGCGAATGTTTTAGCGAAAGTTCATCTTGAGCTACATTAGAGTGGTGAAAATGTGTcgctttctttttacatttgttaatgGCTGCAATGATTGATTCTTGTGACTTAAGCCCTTCTTTAACAACAAGTTGGATTTGGTGCGATgaacaatcaatgtttttaatgctcaataaagaaataccttTTTTCATGTTAGTGCCACCATctcttacaatacataatacgttttctttgggAATTCCCCACGATGACAACATAGTTTCTAACTTTGCCGCTATATTTTCTCCTGTATGTCGCCCATCGTTGAATACTTCTGCTTTCAATACAATCATTTTTCGTTCAAAATTATTGGTAATTCCGTGACAAGTGAAActtatacgaaacgtcaaacctaTCAAACATTTTAAGCGCGCTtttttgtgtgcgtcaagctagcggcctcaaaaaaaaaatgggcacgaaaaaataatttgaccataccaaaaaatagtactcttattgaaaaaaatagtacctgttgtaaaaaaattagtaccatcacggttctggatttatagccatgttttattgcacttgctagcttgacggtgagcgaaatttggcgagagttaacgacaaggtctttcgctttgatttaaacgccaaaaaatagtaccgaaatagtactcaccccctgcaaaataccgaaagtagtacttcaacggttccaaagttataaaggcagttctttgatcccgctagcttgacgttttgaaaatacctattatctggggaacgcttgcatacttcagtatgtaactaatgtcaataaactcgtatgaaatagtactccctacgtatggcataggttataatgattttttaacatttctacaaagagaatcggatcaaaattatgatggtagggagtactatttcatacgagtttattgacattagttacatactgaagtatgcaagcgttccccagataataggtattttcaaaacgtcaagctagcgggatcaaagaactgcctttataactttggaaccgttgaagtactactttcggtattttgcagggggtgagtactatttcggtactattttttggcgtttaaatcaaagcgaaagaccttgtcgttaactctcgccaaatttcgctcaccgtcaagctagcaagtgcaataaaacatggctataaatccagaaccgtgatggtactaatttttttacaacaggtactatttttttcaataagagtactattttttggtatggtcaaattattttttcgtgcccatttttttttgaggccgctagcttgacgcacacgcttttttgacattttaaaatattcgcattcgtattcgcattcgcgaatgttgaagataattattcgcaatcgcattcgcattcgcgaatgtgaaaaatccaacattcgttacatcactaatcTAGAGGTACTTTACTGCAAAAGAACAATTGcgaatattttattatgataaatacttatgataaaagtaataactaataaaatacattgacaTATTGTTTATTAATATGTATGGTTAATGACACCTACGAGCAttgatgtatattatgttactacctCATTGTCAACCAGTATGATTGTGAAAAAGTGGAAATTGCATCACTAGACCTGTTTTCTACAGATGTACTAACTAGATTGACTTGTTGATTTATCTTCGATCCTCACGCCCTTGTTACTAATCACAcctcctatttttattttaagttatttcttatccaccgaaaaggaaagggacggatgattgacaaatgttaattttaaaatgaaagaataaccgggcaaataaaatagacaCCTAGCTGTCaactaattctgtcgggttattgggcaatataaaattttggaagttttttactacctaaaattgacgtgttttccataaattttatgcctgttgattacatgttaagaaaatgacaggtataacttaaaataaacttagaaggtgtgtactggaatcagcaccattaactTCAgattaatatacatacatacctaggTACATAAGGACATTTCCATTTCTTGTTGGGGTAGgtacagactatggaattccacttacgtTTGACGATCCTGAAACATCTTCGCTtttccattctcatcaaaatcttcatacacgcTCACTGGTTTACAGTAGGTACCTTGACATTTCTTTAAAAAGTCCGTTTTATATACATAGCCATTCcagatttgaattttgaacatttCTGAATGGCCACCATAAAAAcgcaaatataaattaattaagaaattta is drawn from Pectinophora gossypiella chromosome 7, ilPecGoss1.1, whole genome shotgun sequence and contains these coding sequences:
- the LOC126368415 gene encoding UDP-glucosyltransferase 2-like, with protein sequence MRAYVVLATLLAVSNHGDSARILGLFPHTGRSHQMVFEPLLETLAERGHHITSVSFFPLKNPPANYTDVTLEGISPLGLESIDLNLFENPNKLVSYLGAERLLMQIFAFHPLDEYAVTICKKLVDWPELIKALKQEYDLVIVEYFNSDCMLGLLHIYGIQAPIVALSSSGLMPWSPDRIGVSDNPAYVPLISTFFTPKMDFWQRLENTLFQIIYKYWFRSQIQLKEQEIIEKHFGKRIPDLKDLGKNLSLIMVNTHHTLNGVRPLLPGVLEVGGMHMDHSRKPIPHYIERFINESDHGVVLLSFGSLIKTSTLPKYKEEMIVNACAKLKQRVIWKYEDSKEEGTLTGNILRVRWIPQYELLQHPKVIAFVAHGGLLGMTEAVAAGKPMVVVPFFGDQPNNAAAAEARGLAKVVSYTELSEKALADAMKEAVSAEMRVNARRVSSIWRDRQADPLDTAIYWTERVIRWGKQDPLHSAARDLSYVELALLDVAAALILAIITILLVLRFILSLIPKFLGFGTKKEKLH